From a region of the Triticum aestivum cultivar Chinese Spring chromosome 7D, IWGSC CS RefSeq v2.1, whole genome shotgun sequence genome:
- the LOC123164052 gene encoding pentatricopeptide repeat-containing protein At2g22410, mitochondrial, which yields MASPPLPSPTQPRPPTRRGSSGDGLFSPAGEPIETSCSREAVMRHHAPPARPPQPSPGPGTPPPPPRPAWNTNRNLVVTHPLLALLESCASFPRFLQLHALLTVSGLAAGRFPASRLLAFCALSTPPRVDHAAAILARAPAPGPNAYMLATMMRAFLRARLPRRALALFRRVVRQALPADARTLVFALKAAAAAEHGPSSAGGEGVHCVALKWGFVGRSVLVGNALVHFYADHGSLARARRVFDEMSERDVVSWTTMVDGYARRGLADDAWRVFCRMVVAGGQQPNEVTLVAALSAIGQMGLLALGRRVHRYVAEGGLGGSISLANALIDMFRKFGCKSSAREVFDGMAVKDVYSWTTMVNVYAKCGHLESAAQLFEDMPRRNAVSWSCMIAAYSQANQPEEAVRLFKKMIEENVEPINATLVSVLPACAQLGCLDLGRWIYDNYIVSGKVVLTVNLGNAFIDMYAKCGDLDAASRLFAEMGERNVVSWNSMVMAHAVHGQSEQVLHLFEQLKGTGIVPDEITFLGLLSACSHSGLVSEGRRYFKEMKMGYQIEPKAEHYACMIDLLGKSGLLEEALEVAKGMPMEAGEAGWGALLNACRVHGNVEIGECAADKLVKLDPSDSGIYVLMCQIYASKSKWDQVKMLRMLMRDRGVKKNPGCSSIEVDGKCHEFLAADVLHVHSEDIYAALKNIYIHLKLEGYVPLT from the coding sequence ATGGcgtctcctcccctcccctcccctactcaacctcGCCCACCCACCCGCCGAGGTAGCTCCGGCGACGGCCTCTTCTCCCCCGCCGGCGAACCCATAGAAACCTCGTGCTCCCGCGAAGCTGTGATGCGCCATCACGCTCCGCCCGCGCGGCCTCCTCAGCCTTCCCCGGGCCCagggacgccaccgccgccgccccggccggcgTGGAACACCAACCGCAACCTGGTGGTGACCCACCCGCTGCTCGCCCTCCTCGAGTCCTGCGCCTCCTTCCCGCGCTTCCTCCAGCTGCACGCGCTGCTCACCGTCTCCGGCCTCGCCGCGGGCCGCTTCCCGGCGTCCCGCCTCCTCGCCTTCTGCGCCCTCTCCACGCCGCCCCGCGTCGACCACGCCGCCGCCATCCTCGCCCGCGCCCCCGCCCCCGGCCCCAACGCCTACATGCTCGCCACCATGATGCGCGCCTTCCTCCGCGCCCGCCTCCCGCGCCGCGCCCTCGCGCTCTTCCGCCGCGTCGTCCGCCAAGCCCTCCCCGCCGACGCGCGCACGCTCGTCTTCGCGCTCAAGGCCGCCGCGGCCGCCGAGCACGGGCCGTCGTCCGCGGGCGGGGAGGGCGTCCACTGCGTCGCCCTCAAGTGGGGGTTCGTTGGCCGGAGCGTGCTCGTCGGGAACGCGCTGGTGCACTTCTACGCGGACCACGGGTCGCTGGCGCGTGCGCGGAGGGTGTTCGACGAAATGTCCGAGAGGGACGTCGTTTCCTGGACGACCATGGTGGACGGGTATGCGCGGAGGGGGTTGGCTGACGATGCCTGGCGCGTGTTTTGCAGGATGGTGGTGGCGGGGGGCCAGCAGCCGAATGAGGTGACGCTGGTTGCGGCGCTGTCGGCGATCGGGCAGATGGGATTGCTGGCACTGGGGAGGAGGGTGCATCGGTATGTTGCAGAGGGTGGTTTAGGTGGAAGCATTAGCTTGGCGAATGCGCTGATCGATATGTTCAGGAAATTCGGGTGCAAGTCCTCTGCCAGGGAGGTTTTTGACGGCATGGCGGTCAAGGATGTGTACTCCTGGACGACCATGGTTAACGTTTATGCCAAGTGCGGTCACTTGGAGAGTGCAGCTCAACTGTTCGAGGATATGCCTAGGAGGAACGCAGTTTCTTGGAGTTGCATGATCGCTGCTTACTCACAGGCAAATCAGCCTGAGGAAGCAGTGAGGTTGTTTAAAAAGATGATTGAAGAAAATGTTGAGCCGATTAATGCTACCCTTGTAAGCGTGCTTCCGGCCTGTGCTCAGTTAGGTTGCCTGGATCTTGGTAGGTGGATATATGATAACTACATTGTCAGTGGTAAGGTTGTACTTACCGTGAATTTAGGTAATGCATTCATTGACATGTATGCAAAATGTGGAGATTTGGATGCAGCATCAAGATTGTTTGCTGAGATGGGAGAGAGAAATGTAGTGAGTTGGAATTCGATGGTCATGGCCCATGCTGTGCACGGTCAGTCTGAACAAGTCCTTCATCTCTTTGAGCAGTTGAAAGGAACAGGTATTGTGCCTGATGAGATCACATTCCTTGGGCTACTTTCTGCATGCAGTCATAGTGGGTTGGTTTCAGAAGGGCGTCGGTATTTTAAAGAAATGAAAATGGGCTatcagattgaacccaaagcagaACACTATGCATGCATGATTGATCTTTTGGGGAAAAGTGGACTTCTTGAAGAGGCACTCGAAGTTGCAAAGGGTATGCCAATGGAAGCTGGCGAGGCCGGTTGGGGTGCTCTTTTGAATGCATGCAGAGTGCATGGCAATGTAGAGATTGGTGAATGTGCTGCAGATAAGCTAGTAAAACTCGATCCATCGGACAGTGGAATATATGTACTTATGTGCCAAATATATGCAAGTAAAAGTAAATGGGATCAGGTGAAGATGCTGAGGATGTTGATGAGAGATAGAGGGGTAAAAAAGAACCCTGGATGTAGTTCTATTGAGGTGGATGGAAAATGTCATGAGTTTTTGGCGGCAGATGTTTTACATGTTCATTCAGAAGATATTTATGCAGCATTGAAGAACATTTATATCCATTTAAAACTGGAAGGTTATGTTCCTCTGACTTGA